The region GCAAGTCTTGAGGCCCTCTGGGCCTGTCTGGTGCTTTTGCTCTGCCTTTGTCCTCTGCGTCTCTGCTCAGCGCCTCGGGGGCTCAGGGAGGACTCTGTCATGGCTGGTCAGGACGTGAACATCCCCAGCTGTGTGTGAGCTCTGGGGATTGTTAGCTTCTATCTTCCTGCTCCTTCTTTGCCCGGCATTCGCTCTGCCAGGAGCAAAGTCAGGAGGACCCTTATGGAGATTTCTAGAGCTTTTTCTCTGTGCGCTTCTAGCTCTCTAGGGTTCTGCTACCCAGACCCCACTACCTCTGCCTCCTTGAACTCAAATCTCTGTCTCCAAGTCTCAGAGAGCCTGCTGTGGTCTGTgggatccccctcccctgcactgTGGTCTGGAAAGTGCATCCAGTTAGAAAGTCAGGGCAACCGCAGGCCTCACCTGACTTGTTTCCTTTTCCTCGGGGGTCACGGGTCTGCACTGACTGTTGTCCAAGGTCTGAGAACAGTTTTTCATATCTTCTGTCTGGTTTGATAGTGTTTAACAACGAGTCTAGTAAGTTAGTCCAGTTGTAGTAACTGCATCAGGGTCAGAAGAGGAAACTCAGTAGAGttttaatgtgcttttttttttttaatggaggtgctggggattgaacccaggacctcgtgtgtgcgaGGCGTaggctttaccacttgagctataccctccccccagtgtGTTGTATCTGTATGTTGATTATTTTGTGATATTCCGATTCACCTTGAAATCTAAAGTTTTGGGATTTTAACGCCATTTGGTTTGTACAATGGACCTTGTCAGGACGCTCGTTCCCCGAGGATGAAGCTGCCAGAGTCCCAAGTGGAACATTCTGGAATGACACTGGCTAACAAACGGATGTCTCTGTTGATTTCTTCAATTGAAAAGATGAAGACCTGAATTTCCCAGTGACTCTAGGCCGTAGTTCCGAgtaaaaaaaagtacaaatgaaACCAGAATTCTCTTAAATATTCCACTATATTTACAGTCCCTTagtgacattaaaaaattcttttccttttttttttctagttttattgagatgtaactgctgtacagcactgtgtaagtttaaagtgtacgggataatgatttgacttacatcatgAAATGGTGACCAtggtaagtttagtgaacatccatcatctacAAAGATACAAAggtaaagaaaatttttaatggGTTTTCTTCCCTGTGATGAGAACTATTTAGGATTTACTCTCCTGATGGCTTTCCTTTATAACGTACAGCACTGTTAATTCtattatcatgttgtacattacatccctggtaGTTATTTATCTTATCACTGGAAGTCGGTGCCTTCTGACTGCCTCCATCCAGTTCCCCTCTTGCCACccctccctctggtaaccacaaatctgatctctttttctatgagttggttcatttgtttgtttttacattataattgacctacaacactatgttagttcctggtacacaacatagtgattcaatatttctatacatttcaaaataaccaccatggtaagtctagtttcCATCTTCACCCTACAAAGGTATTACAAAATTATTGActgttccccacactgtacatttcatacccgtGACTCATTTATCTTGTAAGTGAacgtttgtacctcttaatctccttcacaccacatcaacaaattgaagaataaaaatcagaataagatcttctcaacagatgcagaaaaagcttccaacaaaattcaacatcattaCTCTAAACATTTGGATCTTTTGAACATTCTGTATTTACAGTATGTGTCTTTCAGATACAGTTGGGCCATTCTTCTTTATTCAGCCTGACAATCTGAGTTTCATTTCGGGCATTGTCTTTACagttaaggtaattattgatatggcTGAGTACGGTCTGCCATTTTTCTGTTTACTGTTTGTcccatctgtttgtttgtttctctctccctccttcctgccttcttttggGTTAAACATTTcttagtatataatttaattcctCTACTTACGCCATCTCTTAACAGATGTTCTATAGGGATTACAATGTCATCTGTAATTTCTTGTAACTCCCTTTAGAGTTACTGTTGTACTTCCTTTAAAATGTAGGAATGAATGTTCCTAGTTTACCCTCCCTCCCACCTACATCCTGTGAAGTTCAGTATTAGTTCCTGCACACAACAGAAGTTTACCTCTTTGAAAGTCCCTTACAGTCACTGTCTTCAGTCCTGATTTCTGGTCTTTAGGTCCTTCTCTAAGACTGTTTCTTATGGTTAATATTTGCCACCACTGGGCCACGGGTGGCAAGCATTATATATGATCCCGGCAGTCAGAAGTGGCTGAGAAAGCTGTAACTGGGCTTAAAGGAGCGCACTTAGCAAGAGTCAGGGCCAGAGCAGACGTCAGTATCGAGCAGTTCAGTGCacatgaagtcagagaaaacaaGGTCCAAGCAAAGGGATCCAAAATCAGGTGGAAAAGATGATGTTATATAATtagtaagagaaaagaaaaggtggAAGCAAGAACCCCAAGAGCTCTCGTGAGCTAACGTGGACTGTTTTCCCCTCAGCTGCCTGTGATCCTGTCTCACTGAGTTGATCCTTGTGCAGAAAGAGTCTAAATCAGTGGCATTTAATCTTGGCTGCACACTGGAATTGCCAGAGAAGTTTTAAAATTCCTAATGCCCAGACTACACCGCAGTCCAACTTAATCAGAATCTCTAAGGCTGGGACGCAGGCATGTGTTTAAAGTTTCCCAGGTGATTTCAATGTGCACACAAGGTAAATCACTACTGgtttaaatgtttgcaaatgtgCAAGTGAACGGGTGGCGTGTAGGGACAGAGGAAAGGAGCGTTTCTGGGCttggatttttctctctcttttcgcCTCTAGAAACTTCCTGGTGATTTTCCTTCTTGGGATCCTGATCCTCCCCACTTTGGCTTCAGGTTGAAAACTGCTGTTAAAGAGCCCTCAGCCTCAAGCAATGTTCAGGCTGCTCCTCCGATTAACTTTTCTACTGATATTAGACGCTCAGCTCCTTACTCTGTTTCTCCAGCTAAACTGGACTTTCTCCTCTGGGCTTCCCTGGAAATTCTCTTCTCTGCTTCAGCCATTTGGTTTGTAACTGAGACATCCATGGACCTCTTGCCCCCTTCCAGACCTAATAACACTTCAAGGAAGAGAGCCAGTTTCTGGGGGGCACAGCCACACTCGTTTTTGTGATCCGCCCTGTGATACTTAGAGCAGGTCTATACAATCAGAAGATACACAATTACCTCATGAGTTTGCTGCATCCTATTCAGCATGAATTCCTTTATGCTGATGAAAGGCTGAACGCCCACGGAAGGTTTTCTCATGCCTCTTACATTTATAGGGTTTTTCTCCTGTATGAATTTTCTGGTGTTGAATAAGAGATGAGCTCTGGCTGAAGGCCTTGTCGCAGTCACTGCATTTATatggcttctctccagtgtgtgTTCTCAGGTGCTTGGTCAGGGATGAGCTCTGGCTGAAGGCTTTCTCACATTCTTTACATTTGTAAGGCTTCTCCCCAGTGTGAATCCTCTGATGTCTTACAAGAGCTGAGCGGtcactgaaggctttcccacattcattacactTGTAAGgcttctccccagtgtgggtTCCCTGGTGTTGAATAAGAGCTGAACAGTAACTGAACGCTTTCCCACATTCGCTACATTCGTACGGCTTTTCCCCCGTGTGAGTCCTCTGATGCTGAGTGAGGCCTGACGGGTCgctaaaggctttcccacactcgTTACATCCGTAGGGTTTTTCTCCTGTATGAACCCTCTGATGTTTAATAAGGGAGGAGGTGTCATTGAAAGGTTTCCCACACTGCTTGCAtttatagggtttctctccagtgtgtgtTCTGTGATGCTGGATAAGGTACGTGCTTTGGTGgaaggccttcccacactcaTTGCACTCATAGGGCTTTTCTCCAGTATGAATGATGTGATGTTGGATGAGGGCTGACCGGCGACTGAAAGCTTTCGCACATTCGTTACACCCGTAGGGCTTCTCTCCGGTGTGAATCCTCCGATGCTGCATAAGCGATGAGCTCCGGCTGAAGGCCTTTCCGCAGTCCATACACACATAGGGCTTCTCTCCCGTATGAATCCTCTGATGCAGGACAAAGGCTGAGCAGTAAGTGAAGGACTTCCCACACTCAGTGCACTTCCAAGGCTTTTTCACTGAGTAAACTTTCTGATGTTTAACTGAGTTTGAACCTACCCCGATTCCGTTACAATCCTCCACAGGGTTTCTCCTGTGTTTAATTATGACTTGCCTTATATCTTTCTTCGGAATTCTTTGCTGCCTTTCTAATGTGCCTCCACATTCCCAGGCATCATCCTTTTCAAGTCTTTGAATTATCAGCTCCTGTCCAGGGGATATTTCTTCATAAGCGTCCTGCTTTGAAAGGGACACTTTAGTTTCAGGTATGGCGTCAGaatctgaaataaataaaaagtacaaaGGTTGGTGTTCTCTGtgccaagagaaagaaaactgctgAGGTGGCAAGAAGCTAGAAAGAATTAAGATGATGCCCATTAAAAATGCTTACTGGAATGTTCTCAGAAAGACCTTCATGGCAATGGCAGACAACAAAGTTTCAGTGAATAACAGAGATGAGAGAACGACTAATATGAGGGACAATAAGACGTCAGACAGTGAGGACGCTCTACCTGAGAGAACGGAAGACTGAACAGAATAACCACGGAAGAGGATAAGCAGACGGGATGAGaacaaatgttaaaataaaataacggAGGAAGCGGGAAGGAGAGTGATGAAAACACAGGTTGAGATTGGGCGGTACTGAAAAAGTATTagacaaaaaaaattacttattaaaaaaagaagaaaacaaaaaaaaatcacttacaaTAATACCACCTGGAGACAACCACTTttgacttgtttctttgttttagtttttgtttgggaCGGGtgataatttgtttttttttttaaatagaggtactggggattgaacccaggacctcatgcatgctaagcacgtgctctaccactgagctacaccctcccaactacttttgactttttaaatagtTCTCTAGTCCTTCTTTAAAGGcacagattttttgtttgtttagcatAGGCTTTAAGATTTTGTGTCTCCACTAACCACTGCCCtcgccctccttccctccctttctttgtttttccttccttctttcccttccttctttcctcaccaTAAGGTAAGTTCTCTGAGAACAGGAAGCACACCTCTTTTGCTCACTGATATTTCTTAGGGCCTATGACAGTGCTGTAGAGAGCAAGTACATGGTTAAATATATGCTGCATGAACCCAACTGAACACAAATAATACAGCAATGAGGCAAATCTAGAGGGCGCTAgccattcttttttgtttgtttctttgagggggagcagttaggtttatttatttgtttttaatggaggtactggggattgaacctaagaccttgtgcatgctaagcatgcgctctgctaCTAAGCTATATCCTGCCCCACTGTGATAGCCTTTCTTAAGATCCTTTTATCCCATTATAGAAACATAACTGATGTTTcagtaaaacatatttttaatgctGCCATAATTTTCAGAAGTTGATAATATCACAgtaataaagtttaacatatgCTTTGAACTATAATATTAGACACTTACGCAGTGTTTATTATCTGTAAGCTACCAGTCTACTACTTAGTACATATCTAAACCTAACAAAACCTCAAAAAGGTTTTCTAGCTGAACGTCAGAAACCAGCCACAACAAAGAAACCAAGTTCTATGGATTATCCCCCCCAAATCTCTCTCAAATACATCCTGTATTCTTCCTCCCCGTTATTACCACGCCAGTTCAGCCACCATCGCCTCTCACCTAAACTAATGCAACAGCCTCACAAGGGGTCTGCTTGCATCCTCTCTCCAAGCACCCTTTCCCAGCCCCACTCAAATCAGATTGTATAAAACCATAGTCAGAGTAACCAACAGAGCCAGATTCAATGATTACCCGGATATTGGACCCAGAAGgggatttaaaataactatgattaatatgtaaAAGGCTCTAGTGGAAAAGGTGCACAATACACATTAATGCTTGGGGAATctcagcagagagatggaaactataaGAGAAagtcaaatggaaattctagaaaggaaaaaatatagtaATGGAGATGAAGAATTTCTTTGATGGGCACATCCGTAGAGTCAACAAAGCTAAGAATCAGTAAACGTGCAAATAGGTCAACAGAAATTATCCAAACTAAAacacaaagagggaaaaagactgaaaaactaACAAAGCAGAAGAGAGCAGCTAAGAGCTGTGGGACAGTATCAAAGGCTTAAATGCGCAGGGAACTGCAACCTTGGAAGGAGCAGAGATGGAGTGGGCAGAAACAGTACCTGATGTGTCAATGGCTGATAACAACTAACGGAAGACATCAAACCAAAGATCCAGGGAAGCTCAGAACCCCAAGTAGAAtgaaacacactcacacacctaGACACATCCTATTCAAACTGTAGAAAATCAAAGATTCAGGCAAAAATCCTAAAGGTAGCCATAGGAAAAAGACACATTTCATATGGAAGAACAAAGATCAAAATGATAGCAAGCTTTTTGTCACAAATTATAAGCCAGAGACAATGAAGTGACAGTTaaggtgctgaaagaaaaaaaaaaaactgtgaatgaaaataaatataaaagtcttttttttcatttttttaattgctctGAAAGATAACTGTCTTAAACAAAAATAGTAGCAATGTATTGTGGTCTTACAGCATATGTAAAGGTCAAATGCATGACAATTACACAGAAGatgggagggacaaattagaagTTTACTGAAGTAAGGTTTCTCATACTATACATGGAGTTTTATAATATTCTTTAAAGGTATATTATTATGAATTAAAGAAGGATATTGGGAACTCTAGTATAACCactaaaaaacttttaaaataagatttaatgCTAAGTTAATAGtggagataaaatggaataataaaaaataatcaaaagacaggcagaaaaagataaaaatgaacaaagaaaagttGGAGCAAAAGCAGAACAACTAGCTGCATGGAGGATTTAAATACATCCATAaaacaataattactttaaatggtcTATACACACCAACTGAAGTCACACAGATTGTCAGAATGGATTTAAAAACCGGACCCaattatatgctgcctacaaaaaACTCACTCTAAATAGTTTAAACAAAAAGAATGGGAACATATACTatgtaaacaaaaattaaaaggaagctagaaaaaacaacaacaacaacaaaaaaaggaagttaGAGTGGTCATATTAATATAAGACAAAATAAACTTCCAAATAAGGAATACTACCAAGGTCAAAGAGGGACACTGCATAATGATAAAGCGGTCAATTCACCAAGAAGACGTAACAATTCTTAACGAGAATATACCTAACAAGAGTTTCAGAATACATCAAGGAAAACTGATGGAACTAAAAGGATAAGTAGAAAAACCCACAATTATAGTTGCAGGATGCAACACTCCACAGTTAGTAATCAGTAGAGGCCAACAGACAGGAAATCAGTAAAGACAGAGAAAACCTACAATACTGTCAGCAACCTGACCTACTTAACATTTATTTCCAAGTGTGTATGGAACATTATGCACTTACAAATAACACAACAAAGctcaaacattttaaataactaaaatcatacaaagtatctcTGACCACAACAGAATCAAACTACAAAATCGAAAACAGAAATTTGTGTAAATAACCATGAGTCAGAGGAGAcaagtgaaaatagaaattattttgaattgaatgaaaatgaaaacaccatGTATTGAAATTGTGGAATGCAGCTAAAGCAGAAGGAAATTTACGGCATTAAATGTTCATATTAGAGAAGAAAGATCGTATACCAGTGATCCCCTTGGGAAACTAAAAAAAAGGAGAGCAAATTAAACAAAgcagaggagaaaaataataacggTAAGAGCATCAATGCATAAAGCGGCAAAGAGAAAACAGCAGAATCGATGAaatcaaaagctggttctttgaaaagatcaccAAAAATGTTAAACTCCTAGGAAGAccaacaaaattaaaacagaagatACGGATTACCAGTTACAGAAATGAAAGGCAGGAAACCATTACCAGAGCTcgttcaagaagaaatagatcatttgaatagTCCTATAACTACCAAGGGACCTGGGTTGAAGGTTGAAAACCTTCCAAAAAAGCAAACTCAAGACCCAGATGGCTTTACTGGATTGAGCTTTAGGTGTCATAGCTAATAAAATTTTGCCTTATAAAAGGTCATAAAGACTGCCTCTAatgtttcttctagaagttttatagttttagtttttatacttagatctgtgatccatttgaGTTACTTAGTATATATATGGTGGGAAGTATAgatttaagttcattttttttgtatatggatGTCCAACTTTTCAGCATCATCTATTGAAAAGAGTCTCCTTTTAACGTTGAAttgctttttcatctttgtcagaaattaattgaccatacatgTGTGGGTCAATTTCTGGACTGTCTGCTCCGTCCTACTGATTTACATCTATCCTTTCACCAATACCACATTGTTTTAATTAGTATAGCTTTCTAAGTCTTAAAACCAATATAATAATGAAGCTGTCCTTTTTCAGTCCCATATATGGCAAATGTTTACTTGCCAAAAGAGAACAGAAGCCCAACTTTGAGCACAAAATGATCATGGATCCCCTAGGGGATCAGAGGTCTCTGCGTCTTAAGCAAAAGTATGGCATTTTAGATGCCATTAGCTTATGTCCCAGTAAGCAGTATGCATTGAAAAATAACTTCCTTACCCCAAAATACCAGGCTCCCACAATTCTCCACCTTCATATCCATGCCCACGAATCTTTGGGCAGAATTCAGCTGTTCCTCCTCCACATGGGTGAAGTCCATTTCCTCATCCTTGACTGTCACCAGTTCCTAGAAGAACAGCACATTCTTAGAGGACTTGGTAATCCATGAGGGAAGAGAACAATCTAGAACAGGAAGAGTTTTTTAATCTGAAGTTTAAACCtttattttagctattttaatggaatattctaaattttctaagTATTAATCTATGTTAgggaaaataataatagctaacaattacaatttgttttctatgtactAAGTCCTTTGAACTACCTCTTGTAATAATAATGATGTtaggtaagtactattattaacattgtttacagATGTGAGGATCAGATCTGAGATTTGGACAcaggcagtcttttttttttataaacatttcttttattgagttatactcattttacaaagttgtgtcaaattccagtgtagagcacaatttttcagttatacatgaacatatatatattgtcacttttttttcactgtgagctaccacaagatcttgtatatatttccctgtgccatacagtataatcttgtttatctgttttgcattttgaactcccagtctgtcccttcccacccactgcccccttagcaaccacaagtttgtattctatgtctatgagtctgtttctgttttgtatttgttttgttttggcttttttttttttcagattccacatatgagggatctcatatggtatttttctttctctttctggcttacttcacttagaatgacattctccaaggacatccatgttgctgcaaatggtgttgttatttttaatggctgaatagtattccattgtataaatataccacatcttttttatccagtcatctgtcaatggacatttaggctgtttccatgtcctggctattgtaaatagtgctgctgtgaacagtgggatgcaggtgtcttcaAAGCTATACTCTTAATTATACTCTTCTCTTACGTATTTTACTAAGTAAACCTAATATAAATGAACCATTGAATGACAACGAAATGTTAATTACTGATTATACTGTAGATGAGATAAAGCTCAGAAATGTAATTTATACTGATTTCTGGAAGGTTCTGAGATTTTATAGAAATTCAGCTTGATATCCTGAATGCATATAGACGATCATGCTGTTCTAACAGAGGCTGCTTCTTTCTCagtacttttcttctttctcggTGCTTTGGGCCATGACTCAGATTTATTTAGTTATCCTTTTGTAATTAAAGTTGTTTTGAATGGGTGGATTTGCTGATTTGAAACTGAAAATGACCACCTGTTCTAAGACTCCTACTCTGTTACATTGACAGCCATGTGAGTGTACTTTGTTGACCATAATTAATTGGAAAATACTTTGTGGGAAAGCCAGTCAACAGAACAGAGTGGTTAGAGGCATAAGATTTAGAATCAGACATACCTGGAATCTGATTAGGGTTCAAacccttttatgattctgagcaGGTTACCGGGAGCCTCAGTTTACTGTGAAATAGGCATCACCCCTAACTCACAGGAGTATTTGTTTAAAATCAATAAAGTAATGTTTGAAAAGTGGTTCTAAATGTTGGAGTCCCTCAGCACTCAATCTAGACATCTTCTCTTTCACCTACTCTTACATACCTATAAACAATCTCTTACTTCTcccatcttaaaaagaaaacaaaaatccaaaaaaccCTCTTTGGTCTTAATACTCCTTCCAGCTATCATCCgactcctctccttttctttagaGTAAAACTCTCCAAACTAGTTGTCTGTAGCCTCTGGGGCCAatttttctcctcccattttcttctGAGCCCATTCCAGTTAGACTTTCACTCCTGTCACTCCATGAAATTGTTCTTGGCAGTCGCCAATGGTCTTCCTATTGCCAAATCCAACAGTCAGTGCTCATGTATCGTCTCACTTGACTTAGCAGCTGCTTTTAACAAAGCTGATGACTCCCTTCTCCTTAGAACACTTTCCTCAATTGGTTACCAGGATGCCACACTTTGAACTTCCCCCTGCCTCACTGGCCAcatcttctcagtctcctttgctggttCCTCTTCATCTTCCTGACCTCGAAGTGTTGGAAGCTACAGGGCTCAGTAATAAgatcccatctcttttctgtctaCACTTATTCCCTTAGTGATCACAGTTTCATACTTTAAAGTACCATTCACACCGATTACTCCCAAATTTAAAGCTCCTGCCTGAGCTCTCCCTAGAGCTTCAAGTGGTCAGGGAAAAATTACTTTGGTTCAGTTCTCTGGATGGGATTTCCATGAACCTCTGAAgcaagatgaaagaaagaaattagaacactctatGAACACCAAGCTGAAATTTCAGGGGAGGGAAATTAAACTCAAACTCACCTGGAATTCAACAGGAAGGAGCTCTACAGTAGGACTCATTTCTTCTGTGCTCTGTTCTTGGGGCAGAGAAGCATCCTTAGTAGTCATGGCTGGAAGGAGTAGGAAAAAAGCCATGAGGGGGGTAAATACTATCTTCCCACTTCCAAATCCAGTAGGACAAAAGCTATCACAAGACAGGTGAATTATATACATAATCCCTACTCTACTCAACTCCAAAAGCTCTAATGAGGAGAAAGACAATAACAACATGAAAGTGCTTTGACCAAAAAGTTAAACTCAAGGACCCATAATATGTCAACCTTTTGCAACAGTCTAACAGGGCTGAAAAAGTGCAACCTGCTCTTTTTTACAAAAGCAAGCACTATGGAATATTCTCCCTTCCATGGCTTCAGAGGGAATGTGGATGAGCACTGAAGTGCTGAAAGAGGAAGACGGGACAGGGAGATGTATTACAAAGATTCTACTTAGTGATTTCCAAGCATGGTCGTTGCCTGCGTCTCTCTTCTTTGGGGCCTTCTCCTGATGTGTGTCTGCTGCACTGTTTCTATCATGCAAGGTCACCTAACCTTTTCATTCTCATCAAGGGTATTTCCTCCACTTGTCCCCACTTTCAATTCCATGTTTATTTCTGTAATTGTTACCTTTTTCCTCAAGTTCAGTGGTCCATAATCAGCTTCTCTTCCTTGTCCTGTTATTGCTGACTTCCTCTGTACTCACTGTTTCCGATGAAATAAACATGGACTTCTCAGCAATACATAATCTGCTTCTTTCTGTAAATCATTCAACTCTACTCTGAAGCCCTGGAGAGAGATGTGGGGGTTAGGTTTGCCACCACCAGCCCCCCACTCTGGAATTGATTCCCACTCCCTGGggcacctccctctccctcttctcctagGAAAAGTTAAGTCCTAGGGCCTCAGAAGTCATTCTACTTTGCTTGGATCCTTCATTATTTAGTCTATATTAACTCCGCAGCTGGAAGGGCATCCTTTGGAGTACTCAGATCAGTCATTATATTCCACACCAGGGCAAAAATAGAGAATCAGGACAGTGCACTGTGAGCCTCAGTCACACACCTGGTTCCAGACGGTCCAGACACTCTCATGAGACCCTAAAGCACAGAAGTGGCCATTAGCTAGCCTGTGATTAATGCTGCAGTAACTAAAAGCAGGGCTCCCACAGTTGCTTCATCCTTGCGATTCATAAACACAGTGCAATTGATAAATGGGGCCGTACATCCGATTCCTCACTCGCTCCATAAGACTCTGAAAATATACAGGCTGGGAATCTCTTCCACGCTCAGAGTCGAACCCTTTACCCAGGCCCTCTAAAACTCTCACAGAGCAAAACACAGAAGGGGAAATGAGTAGGACACGGACcccatgtttttctttctgtccccAGAGTTCAGAACTTCAAGGCTCTCAGTGCAGTGACAAGACCTAAGGCCACCACCAGCAGGAGACGCTCCCGTTCTCCGCTCCTCGGAAGCCTGGCTCTGCGACCTCCGCATCCCTCTTCCCAGAATCCCCCGATCTGCCACGCCCCCTTTAGTGCCCCCGGACTCCATTTCCCAGAGTGCTTAGCGGCAACCTCGCTGCTGGGACGCTCCTCGGCTGAGAACAAAGCTCACAAAGCCGGCTTGCTATCCAGCCGGAAACACCTGAGGTGCGCGCGGAGCGCCCGGGGCTGTGGGACGTAGGCCCGGTCCAGCCCGGCCCAGCACTTCCCCGCCCAGGCCGACCCGACAGCCCCGCCTTCGCTGCGGTGGGAGGCGCGGGAGCCGCGCGCCCGACGGGCGGGTCCCCGAGACCGGCGCCTCGGGCTCGGCTTTCTCTTACCCCGGACGCCCTGCGGACCCGGCTCCGGGCCCGGGGCTGGTTCCCCGCCGGGCTGCGCTTTGGGAGGGGCGGGAGAGGCGGACGCAGTCGCCGTCCGGACCCTCGGAGCTGCGGGGAGACAAAAGGCTCGAGCCCGAGGCTCCGTCTGGAGTCGCATCTGCGCACTTGGAGGCGGCCGCGCCGGGTCGGGGGTCCCGGCGGAAGGACTCCACTTCCCAGAGGGCTCGGGGACACCGATGCCTGTCCCGGGGGGCGTCTGCAGCGCGAGGGCAGAAAACTGCGGGCCGTCACTGTCGGCCTTAAAATGGAGACAATTCCCCATCGGACAGGTCTCTTCTGAATAAAATGAGAAGCTGTCAGCGGGGGACGGtataagctcagtggtagagcgcgtgcttagtatcagcgaggtcctgggttcaatccccaatacctccatttaataaataagtCTGTCCCCCCCTCCCGCcaaggaaaacaacaacaacaaaaagctgtTCTTTAAAAGCTCCAAGTGATTT is a window of Vicugna pacos chromosome 18, VicPac4, whole genome shotgun sequence DNA encoding:
- the LOC102540502 gene encoding uncharacterized protein, producing the protein MTTKDASLPQEQSTEEMSPTVELLPVEFQELVTVKDEEMDFTHVEEEQLNSAQRFVGMDMKVENCGSLVFWDSDAIPETKVSLSKQDAYEEISPGQELIIQRLEKDDAWECGGTLERQQRIPKKDIRQVIIKHRRNPVEDCNGIGVGSNSVKHQKVYSVKKPWKCTECGKSFTYCSAFVLHQRIHTGEKPYVCMDCGKAFSRSSSLMQHRRIHTGEKPYGCNECAKAFSRRSALIQHHIIHTGEKPYECNECGKAFHQSTYLIQHHRTHTGEKPYKCKQCGKPFNDTSSLIKHQRVHTGEKPYGCNECGKAFSDPSGLTQHQRTHTGEKPYECSECGKAFSYCSALIQHQGTHTGEKPYKCNECGKAFSDRSALVRHQRIHTGEKPYKCKECEKAFSQSSSLTKHLRTHTGEKPYKCSDCDKAFSQSSSLIQHQKIHTGEKPYKCKRHEKTFRGRSAFHQHKGIHAE